Proteins encoded together in one Streptomyces sp. NA04227 window:
- a CDS encoding GNAT family N-acetyltransferase → MANTRLPHWAEDFPAEGDTVIAGFLRERPEALGEFGHRTVSERETGLVVGSIGLFWPPLEGRLEIGYGIVASRRGLGYATEATRALAAHGLTAPGVRTVEAQVETANPASVRVLEKAGMRLLDRDGEMVRYGLGAPAPSED, encoded by the coding sequence GTGGCGAATACCCGGCTGCCGCACTGGGCCGAGGACTTTCCCGCCGAGGGGGACACCGTGATCGCGGGGTTCCTGCGGGAGCGGCCGGAGGCTCTCGGGGAGTTCGGGCACCGAACGGTGAGCGAGCGGGAGACCGGGCTGGTCGTCGGATCGATTGGCTTGTTCTGGCCACCCTTGGAGGGGCGACTCGAGATCGGCTACGGCATCGTCGCCTCCCGCCGCGGCCTCGGTTACGCGACCGAGGCGACCCGCGCGCTCGCCGCGCACGGACTGACCGCGCCGGGCGTGCGCACCGTCGAGGCCCAGGTGGAAACGGCCAATCCGGCCTCCGTCCGCGTACTGGAGAAGGCCGGAATGCGCCTGCTCGACCGGGACGGGGAGATGGTGAGGTACGGCCTCGGCGCCCCGGCCCCCAGCGAGGACTGA
- a CDS encoding spermidine synthase, translating to MNANNAHSVAGTKSGTRTGTYEPEAPEVLDRREGPYGEVVLRRHGGLLQIIANGCFLMDTSDGRSERLLVDAALGALDGRPDPALLIGGLGVGFSLAHAAGEPRWGRITVVEREQAIVDWHLDGPLGELSRAALADPRASIARTDLLAHLRDDRAPRYDVLCLDIDNGPDWTVTEDNDGLYSPSGLAVCKRRLTPGGVLAIWSAKPSPAFEAALRDAGYEQVRTEEITVARGVPDAVHLAVRPG from the coding sequence ATGAACGCGAACAACGCGCACTCCGTCGCGGGCACCAAAAGCGGCACGCGCACGGGCACGTACGAGCCCGAGGCGCCGGAGGTGCTCGACCGGCGCGAGGGTCCGTACGGCGAGGTGGTGCTTCGCCGCCACGGCGGGCTGCTGCAGATCATCGCCAACGGGTGCTTCCTGATGGACACCTCCGACGGGCGCTCCGAGCGGCTGCTCGTGGACGCGGCGCTCGGCGCGCTCGACGGGCGGCCGGACCCGGCGCTGCTGATCGGCGGGCTCGGGGTCGGCTTCTCGCTGGCGCATGCCGCGGGCGAGCCGCGCTGGGGACGGATCACGGTGGTCGAGCGGGAGCAGGCCATCGTCGACTGGCATCTGGACGGCCCGCTCGGCGAGCTCTCCCGCGCGGCGCTCGCGGATCCGCGAGCGTCGATCGCCCGTACCGACCTGCTCGCCCACCTCCGGGACGACCGGGCGCCGCGGTACGACGTCCTCTGCCTGGACATCGACAACGGTCCGGACTGGACGGTGACCGAGGACAACGACGGGCTGTACTCGCCGTCGGGGCTCGCCGTCTGCAAACGCCGCCTCACGCCCGGCGGGGTGCTTGCCATCTGGTCGGCCAAGCCCTCGCCCGCGTTCGAGGCGGCACTGCGGGACGCGGGGTACGAACAGGTACGTACCGAAGAAATCACGGTTGCGCGGGGCGTACCGGACGCCGTGCACCTCGCGGTGAGGCCTGGATAG
- a CDS encoding response regulator transcription factor: MEQTQTSHNGTGTAAPGAQRRVLVVEDDPTIVDAVSARLRAEGFLVQTAGDGPSAVDTAEAWQPDLLILDIMLPGFDGLEVCRRVQAQRPVPVLMLTARDDETDMLVGLGVGADDYMTKPFSMRELAARVHVLLRRVERAALAAATPRSGILRLGELEIDHSQRRVRVRSEDVHLTPTEFDLLVCLANTPRAVLSREQLLAEVWDWADASGTRTVDSHIKALRRKIGAERIRTVHGVGYALETPTP, encoded by the coding sequence ATGGAGCAGACACAGACCTCCCACAACGGCACCGGTACGGCCGCACCGGGTGCCCAGCGACGGGTTCTCGTCGTCGAGGACGATCCGACGATCGTGGACGCCGTCTCCGCCCGGCTGCGCGCCGAGGGATTCCTGGTGCAAACCGCGGGCGACGGACCCTCGGCCGTGGACACCGCGGAGGCCTGGCAGCCCGATCTGCTGATCCTCGACATCATGCTGCCGGGCTTCGACGGCCTGGAGGTGTGCCGCCGGGTGCAGGCCCAGCGCCCGGTGCCGGTGCTGATGCTCACCGCGCGGGACGACGAGACGGACATGCTGGTCGGCCTCGGCGTGGGCGCCGACGACTACATGACCAAGCCGTTCTCGATGCGCGAGCTGGCCGCCCGGGTGCACGTACTGCTGCGCCGGGTCGAGCGTGCCGCGCTGGCCGCGGCGACACCGCGCAGCGGCATCCTCCGGCTCGGCGAACTGGAGATCGACCACTCGCAGCGGCGGGTACGGGTGCGCAGCGAGGACGTGCACCTCACGCCGACCGAGTTCGACCTGCTCGTGTGCCTGGCGAACACGCCGCGCGCCGTGCTCTCCCGTGAGCAGCTGCTCGCCGAGGTCTGGGACTGGGCGGACGCCTCCGGCACCCGCACCGTCGACAGCCACATCAAGGCACTGCGCCGGAAGATCGGCGCCGAGCGGATCCGTACGGTGCACGGCGTGGGCTACGCCCTGGAGACGCCGACTCCATGA
- a CDS encoding HAMP domain-containing sensor histidine kinase, with protein sequence MTGADDRHCGVAAWYAKARSRLWPRPFSVKAKLGTLVVVSVFITTGLLMIAVRTETELRFITVFSVIATLLITQFVAHSLTAPLDEMNIVARSISNGDYTRRVRGADRLDELGDLASTINRMADDLEAQDRQRKELVANVSHELRTPIAALRAVLENVVDGVSSADPETMRTALKQTERLGRLVETLLDLSRLDNGVVPLKARRFEVWPYLSGVLKEAQLSGSAASQRGGMTSGSGRHTRTDVHLHLDVSPPELTAHADPERIHQVVANLIDNAVKHSPPHGRVTVRARRGYHPESLELEVLDEGPGIPESEWHRVFERFNRGSHGHPAKGQGAGSDGGTGLGLAIARWAVDLHGGAIGVAESPRGCRIQVTLPGLTPPLS encoded by the coding sequence ATGACCGGCGCGGACGACCGGCACTGCGGCGTCGCGGCCTGGTACGCCAAGGCCCGCAGCCGGCTGTGGCCGCGGCCGTTCTCGGTGAAGGCCAAGCTCGGCACGCTGGTCGTCGTCTCCGTGTTCATCACCACGGGTCTGCTGATGATCGCCGTCCGCACCGAGACCGAGCTGCGGTTCATCACGGTGTTCTCGGTGATCGCCACCTTGCTGATCACCCAGTTCGTGGCGCACTCGCTGACCGCGCCGCTGGACGAGATGAACATCGTGGCCCGCTCGATCTCCAACGGTGACTACACCCGGCGGGTCCGCGGCGCCGACCGCCTGGACGAGCTGGGCGACCTGGCCTCCACGATCAACCGCATGGCCGACGACCTGGAGGCACAGGACCGCCAGCGCAAGGAGCTGGTGGCGAATGTCTCGCACGAGCTGCGCACCCCGATCGCCGCGCTGCGCGCCGTCCTGGAGAACGTCGTGGACGGTGTCTCCAGCGCCGACCCGGAGACCATGCGGACGGCCCTGAAGCAGACCGAGCGCCTGGGCCGCCTGGTCGAGACGCTGCTCGACCTGTCGCGGCTGGACAACGGCGTGGTCCCGCTCAAGGCCCGCCGCTTCGAGGTCTGGCCCTATCTCTCCGGAGTCCTGAAGGAGGCCCAGCTCAGCGGCTCGGCCGCCTCGCAGCGCGGCGGCATGACCTCGGGCTCGGGCCGCCACACCCGTACCGACGTCCATCTGCACCTGGACGTCTCGCCGCCGGAGCTGACCGCGCACGCCGACCCGGAGCGCATCCACCAGGTGGTGGCGAATCTCATCGACAACGCCGTGAAGCACTCTCCGCCGCACGGGCGGGTGACGGTACGTGCCCGCCGCGGATACCACCCCGAGTCCCTGGAGCTGGAGGTCTTGGACGAGGGGCCCGGCATCCCGGAGTCCGAGTGGCACCGCGTCTTCGAGCGGTTCAACCGGGGCAGCCACGGCCACCCGGCGAAGGGGCAGGGCGCGGGCAGCGACGGCGGGACCGGGCTCGGGCTCGCCATCGCGCGCTGGGCGGTGGATCTGCACGGCGGCGCGATCGGAGTGGCCGAATCACCTCGGGGCTGCCGGATCCAGGTCACTCTGCCGGGCCTGACGCCTCCGCTGAGTTGA
- a CDS encoding multifunctional oxoglutarate decarboxylase/oxoglutarate dehydrogenase thiamine pyrophosphate-binding subunit/dihydrolipoyllysine-residue succinyltransferase subunit: MSPQSPSNPSVSTEDQDGQGKNPAAAFGPNEWLVDEIYQQYLQDPNSVDRAWWDFFADYKPGGGATQAKPATAPPSTEPAAPAAQAAPAAPAAPAEPAPAPAAPAPAKQAPAPAAKPAPAKAAPAAKPAAEGAEAPAGPEFVTLRGPSAAVAKNMNASLELPTATSVRAVPVKLLFDNRIVINNHLKRARGGKISFTHLIGYAMVQAIKAMPSMNNSFAEKDGKPTLVKPEHVNLGLAIDLVKPNGDRQLVVAAIKAAETLNFFEFWQAYEDIVRRARDNKLTMDDFTGVTVSLTNPGGIGTVHSVPRLMPGQSVIMGVGAMEYPAEYQGTSQDTLNQLGISKVMTLTSTYDHRVIQGAASGEFLRNVANLLLGQNDFYDEIFESLRIPYEPVRWNRDIDASHDDDVTKAARVFELIHSYRVRGHVMADTDPLEYKQRKHPDLDIAEHGLTLWDLEREFAVGGFSGKSMMKLRDILGVLRDSYCRTTGIEFMHIQDPKQRKWIQDRIERPHSKPEREEQLRILRRLNAAEAFETFLQTKYVGQKRFSLEGGESVIPLLDAVIDSAAENRLDEVVIGMAHRGRLNVLANIVGKSYAQIFREFEGNLDPKSMHGSGDVKYHLGAEGTFTGLDGEQIKVSLAANPSHLEAVDPVLEGVARAKQDIINKGGTDFTVLPVALHGDAAFAGQGVVAETLNMSQLRGYRTGGTVHIVINNQVGFTAAPESSRSSMYSTDVARMIEAPIFHVNGDDPEAVVRVARLAFEFRQAFNKDVVIDLICYRRRGHNESDNPAFTQPLMYDLIDKKRSVRKLYTESLIGRGDITLEEAEQALQDYQGQLEKVFTEVREATSHSSEAHVPDPQAEFPVAVTTAISQEVVKRIAESQVNIPDRVTVHPRLLPQLQRRATMVEDDTIDWGMGETLAIGSLLLEGTPVRLSGQDSRRGTFGQRHAVLIDRETGEDYTPLLYLSEDQARYNVYDSLLSEYAAMGFEYGYSLARPESLVMWEAQFGDFVNGAQTVVDEFISSAEQKWGQTSGVTLLLPHGYEGQGPDHSSARPERFLQLCAQNNMTVAMPTLPSNYFHLLRWQVHNPHHKPLVVFTPKSMLRLKAAASKTEEFTSGGFRPVIGDSEVDPAKVRKVVFCAGKVFYDLAAERAKRKAEDVAIIRLERLYPLPGAELQAEVNKYPNAEKYLWTQEEPANQGAWPFIALTLIDHLDLAVGADIPHDERLRRISRPHSSSPAVGSAKRHQAEQEQLVREVFEA; this comes from the coding sequence GTGTCGCCACAGTCCCCCAGTAACCCGAGTGTCTCTACCGAGGACCAAGACGGGCAGGGCAAGAACCCTGCTGCCGCGTTCGGTCCCAATGAGTGGCTCGTCGACGAGATCTATCAGCAGTACCTCCAGGACCCGAACTCGGTAGACCGTGCCTGGTGGGACTTCTTCGCCGACTACAAGCCGGGTGGCGGTGCCACCCAGGCCAAGCCGGCCACGGCGCCCCCGAGCACCGAGCCCGCCGCACCGGCGGCCCAGGCCGCCCCCGCGGCTCCGGCCGCGCCCGCGGAGCCCGCTCCGGCTCCGGCCGCTCCGGCGCCCGCGAAGCAGGCCCCGGCCCCGGCCGCCAAGCCCGCACCGGCCAAGGCCGCGCCCGCCGCGAAGCCCGCCGCCGAAGGCGCCGAGGCACCGGCCGGACCGGAGTTCGTGACCCTGCGCGGCCCCTCGGCCGCCGTCGCGAAGAACATGAACGCCTCGCTGGAGCTGCCGACCGCCACCTCGGTCCGCGCCGTCCCGGTGAAGCTGCTGTTCGACAACCGGATCGTCATCAACAACCACCTCAAGCGCGCCCGGGGCGGGAAGATCTCCTTCACGCACCTGATCGGCTACGCGATGGTGCAGGCGATCAAGGCCATGCCGTCCATGAACAACTCCTTCGCGGAGAAGGACGGCAAGCCGACCCTGGTCAAGCCGGAGCACGTGAACCTCGGCCTCGCCATCGACCTGGTCAAGCCGAACGGCGACCGCCAGCTCGTGGTCGCCGCGATCAAGGCCGCCGAGACGCTGAACTTCTTCGAGTTCTGGCAGGCCTACGAGGACATCGTCCGTCGCGCCCGCGACAACAAGCTGACGATGGACGACTTCACCGGCGTCACCGTCTCGCTGACCAACCCGGGCGGCATCGGCACCGTGCACTCCGTGCCGCGCCTGATGCCCGGCCAGTCCGTGATCATGGGCGTCGGCGCCATGGAGTACCCGGCCGAGTACCAGGGCACGTCCCAGGACACCCTGAACCAGCTGGGCATCTCCAAGGTCATGACCCTGACCTCGACCTACGACCACCGGGTCATCCAGGGCGCGGCCTCCGGCGAGTTCCTGCGCAACGTCGCGAACCTGCTGCTCGGCCAGAACGACTTCTACGACGAGATCTTCGAGTCGCTGCGGATCCCGTACGAGCCGGTCCGCTGGAACCGTGACATCGACGCCTCGCACGACGACGACGTCACCAAGGCCGCCCGGGTCTTCGAGCTGATCCACTCCTACCGGGTCCGCGGCCACGTCATGGCCGACACCGACCCGCTGGAGTACAAGCAGCGCAAGCACCCCGACCTGGACATCGCCGAGCACGGCCTCACCCTGTGGGACCTGGAGCGCGAGTTCGCGGTCGGCGGCTTCTCCGGCAAGTCGATGATGAAGCTGCGCGACATCCTCGGCGTGCTGCGCGACTCGTACTGCCGCACCACCGGCATCGAGTTCATGCACATCCAGGACCCGAAGCAGCGCAAGTGGATCCAGGACCGCATCGAGCGCCCGCACTCCAAGCCGGAGCGCGAGGAGCAGCTGCGGATCCTGCGCCGCCTGAACGCCGCCGAGGCCTTCGAAACCTTCCTGCAGACGAAGTACGTCGGCCAGAAGCGCTTCTCGCTCGAGGGTGGCGAATCGGTCATCCCGCTGCTCGACGCGGTCATCGACTCGGCTGCCGAGAACCGGCTCGACGAGGTCGTCATCGGCATGGCCCACCGCGGCCGGCTGAACGTCCTGGCCAACATCGTCGGCAAGTCGTACGCGCAGATCTTCCGCGAGTTCGAGGGCAACCTCGACCCGAAGTCGATGCACGGCTCCGGCGACGTGAAGTACCACCTGGGCGCCGAGGGCACCTTCACCGGTCTCGACGGCGAGCAGATCAAGGTCTCGCTGGCCGCCAACCCCTCGCACCTGGAGGCGGTCGACCCGGTTCTGGAGGGCGTCGCCCGCGCCAAGCAGGACATCATCAACAAGGGCGGCACGGACTTCACGGTCCTGCCGGTCGCGCTGCACGGCGACGCGGCCTTCGCGGGCCAGGGCGTGGTGGCCGAGACCCTGAACATGTCGCAGCTGCGCGGCTACCGCACCGGCGGCACCGTGCACATCGTCATCAACAACCAGGTCGGCTTCACCGCGGCCCCCGAGTCCTCGCGCTCGTCGATGTACTCCACCGACGTGGCCCGCATGATCGAGGCGCCGATCTTCCACGTGAACGGCGACGACCCGGAGGCCGTTGTCCGCGTCGCGCGGCTCGCCTTCGAGTTCCGTCAGGCGTTCAACAAGGACGTCGTGATCGACCTGATCTGCTACCGCAGGCGCGGTCACAACGAGTCGGACAACCCGGCCTTCACCCAGCCGCTGATGTACGACCTGATCGACAAGAAGCGCTCGGTGCGCAAGCTCTACACCGAGTCCCTCATCGGTCGCGGCGACATCACCCTGGAAGAGGCCGAGCAGGCGCTGCAGGACTACCAGGGTCAGCTGGAGAAGGTCTTCACCGAGGTCCGCGAGGCCACCTCGCACTCCTCCGAGGCCCATGTCCCGGACCCGCAGGCCGAGTTCCCGGTCGCCGTGACCACCGCGATCTCCCAGGAGGTCGTCAAGCGGATCGCCGAGTCCCAGGTCAACATCCCCGACCGGGTCACCGTGCACCCGCGGCTGCTGCCGCAGCTGCAGCGGCGCGCGACCATGGTCGAGGACGACACCATCGACTGGGGCATGGGCGAGACCCTGGCCATCGGTTCGCTGCTGCTCGAGGGCACCCCGGTCCGGCTGTCCGGCCAGGACTCGCGCCGTGGCACCTTCGGCCAGCGGCACGCGGTCCTGATCGACCGGGAGACCGGCGAGGACTACACCCCGCTGCTGTACCTCTCCGAGGACCAGGCGCGCTACAACGTCTACGACTCGCTGCTCTCCGAGTACGCGGCGATGGGCTTCGAGTACGGCTACTCGCTGGCCCGTCCCGAGTCGCTGGTCATGTGGGAGGCGCAGTTCGGTGACTTCGTCAACGGCGCGCAGACCGTCGTCGACGAGTTCATCTCCTCCGCCGAGCAGAAGTGGGGCCAGACCTCCGGCGTCACCCTGCTGCTGCCGCACGGCTACGAGGGCCAGGGCCCGGACCACTCGTCCGCCCGCCCGGAGCGCTTCCTCCAGCTCTGCGCGCAGAACAACATGACCGTCGCGATGCCGACGCTGCCCTCGAACTACTTCCACCTGCTGCGCTGGCAGGTGCACAACCCGCACCACAAGCCGCTGGTCGTCTTCACCCCGAAGTCGATGCTGCGTCTGAAGGCCGCGGCCTCCAAGACGGAGGAGTTCACCTCGGGCGGGTTCCGTCCGGTCATCGGGGACAGCGAGGTCGACCCGGCGAAGGTGCGAAAGGTCGTGTTCTGCGCGGGCAAGGTCTTCTACGACCTGGCAGCCGAGCGCGCCAAGCGCAAGGCCGAGGACGTCGCCATCATCCGCCTCGAGCGCCTGTACCCGCTGCCGGGTGCCGAGCTCCAGGCGGAGGTCAACAAGTACCCGAACGCCGAGAAGTACCTGTGGACCCAGGAGGAGCCCGCGAACCAGGGCGCCTGGCCGTTCATCGCGCTCACCCTGATCGACCACCTGGACCTGGCGGTCGGCGCCGACATCCCGCACGACGAGCGACTGCGCCGTATCTCGCGCCCGCACTCCTCGTCCCCCGCGGTCGGCTCCGCCAAGCGCCACCAGGCCGAGCAGGAGCAGCTGGTGCGCGAGGTCTTCGAGGCCTGA
- a CDS encoding YciI family protein: MEFLCYHRDRPGSAALRDKLNEDHLSYMDRYAKEMIARGPTLAEDGTPTGSVHILDLPDPAAARAFAFDEPNYQAGAYRDVLLRRWRNLLGRTMWDFPGGRSGGNRYLVLGLGAGGPADLAVPPGRDEPIAYGPLLADDGTTWLGTAALVRAPDEATARAVLTEDRYAAVEVHNWHFGGRPS, from the coding sequence ATGGAGTTCCTCTGCTACCACCGCGACCGCCCCGGCTCCGCAGCACTGCGCGACAAGCTGAACGAGGACCACTTGTCCTACATGGACCGGTACGCGAAGGAGATGATCGCCCGGGGCCCGACCCTGGCCGAGGACGGCACACCCACCGGAAGCGTGCACATCCTCGACCTGCCGGATCCCGCCGCCGCTCGTGCGTTCGCCTTCGACGAGCCCAACTACCAGGCGGGCGCCTACCGGGACGTGCTGCTTCGGCGGTGGCGCAACCTGCTCGGGCGCACCATGTGGGACTTCCCCGGCGGCCGGAGCGGCGGCAACCGCTACCTGGTCCTCGGCCTGGGCGCGGGAGGGCCCGCCGATCTCGCGGTGCCGCCCGGCCGGGACGAACCGATCGCCTACGGGCCGCTGCTGGCCGACGACGGAACCACCTGGCTGGGTACGGCGGCACTGGTCCGGGCACCGGACGAGGCAACGGCGCGCGCCGTCCTGACCGAGGACCGGTACGCCGCTGTCGAGGTGCACAACTGGCACTTCGGCGGACGGCCTTCCTGA
- the fxsT gene encoding FxSxx-COOH system tetratricopeptide repeat protein, with protein sequence MGRDSEGRSQEERAHQERAHITVVFAGQSESWAHWIAHQIRAAGGATALIRWNPLDRPHTGDALADLLRAPGKVLVVVDDWHERLGSERSRAWAAVLREAMDRYGTRLAAVSIAAQALPPAVTALGPVQLRGLDPQAARRRVLHCLGLGGRPAEVDLSRGPRFPDDHPDVWNTQRRNHRFTGRTHLLESVHDTFAQLRADGGTVVLHGPGGYGKTQLALEYVHRFKGEYDIVWWVTAANRRTAREQFAALAGHLGVDASGQLDTVIHAVRAELADTARPWLLVLDGATTPDKLGDLVPDGRGHVLITSLHAEWAAYGKPLPVGAFERHESVAFVGRRTARLSEDEADQLAAAVEDVPLLLDQMSAWLDITPTASVPDYVRDIRRGKPDGFGVLESADYPESFQVAWAKTLNTLRDDAADAWHLLNLLACFSPELVPVRLLQSARPSDLPPTLRELVAEPSDWNTALRKLSEVTSMRLEYEPGRLGIERVSTLRMHRLFHRYVVGIQSPKDRERHSAAARQVLVAADPREPGQAGNWARYAELIPHLEPSGALASTDEDVRELVLNCVEYLRMRGEYHDGWWLSRMAVESWSATSRPTDRSVLVAVHQQANMLRRLGRHTDAEFVGRQTLDRLRETPGVRPIELIRAKDGLGGTLMTLGKYEEARALFEDAARGAGVELGDTTVPRTLNIRSNLAVALGLLGRYRDSLALHEEIHDAREQLLGPKHPTTLYSAMAKAWTLRLLGAYEPALRNQEHNSRLHSQILDRTHSKTLWAEHNLALCARRMGDVHFARAMMGKVREKSLKRRGGQHPDSLMVSCDYAMLLRELGQAEQARELAESTATLYAALQGEDHPYTIGARDNVTLLLRDAGDLDAALELSRRNRDRMNTAVGRDHPWALGCAHNGVAALARAGQRDEALALAHDAHPRAVAVLGTGHPLTQGLERATHAPESLSGWDFEPQPI encoded by the coding sequence ATGGGGCGGGACAGCGAAGGGCGTTCCCAGGAAGAGCGTGCCCACCAAGAGCGTGCCCACATCACGGTGGTCTTCGCCGGGCAGAGCGAGTCCTGGGCCCACTGGATCGCCCACCAGATCCGGGCGGCGGGCGGCGCCACCGCGCTCATCCGCTGGAACCCGCTCGACCGGCCGCACACCGGGGACGCCCTGGCCGATCTGCTCCGGGCGCCGGGCAAGGTCCTGGTCGTCGTCGACGACTGGCACGAGCGGCTCGGCAGTGAACGCTCCCGCGCCTGGGCCGCCGTGCTGCGCGAGGCCATGGACCGGTACGGCACGCGCCTGGCCGCCGTGAGCATCGCCGCACAGGCGCTGCCCCCGGCCGTGACCGCCCTCGGCCCGGTGCAGTTGCGCGGACTCGATCCGCAGGCGGCACGCCGCCGGGTCCTTCACTGCCTGGGGCTCGGTGGCCGCCCGGCCGAGGTCGACCTCTCCCGCGGGCCCCGCTTCCCCGACGACCACCCGGACGTCTGGAACACCCAGCGCCGCAACCACCGCTTCACCGGCCGCACCCACCTCTTGGAGAGCGTCCACGACACGTTCGCCCAGCTGCGCGCCGACGGCGGCACCGTCGTCCTGCACGGCCCCGGCGGCTACGGCAAGACCCAGCTCGCGCTGGAGTACGTCCACCGCTTCAAGGGCGAGTACGACATCGTCTGGTGGGTCACCGCCGCCAACCGCCGTACCGCCAGGGAGCAGTTCGCCGCGCTCGCCGGGCACCTCGGCGTCGACGCCTCGGGGCAGCTCGACACCGTCATCCACGCGGTCCGCGCCGAACTGGCCGACACCGCCCGGCCCTGGCTGCTCGTCCTCGACGGCGCCACCACCCCCGACAAGCTCGGCGATCTGGTCCCCGACGGCCGCGGCCACGTCCTGATCACCTCGCTGCACGCCGAGTGGGCCGCGTACGGAAAGCCCCTGCCGGTCGGCGCCTTCGAGCGGCACGAGTCCGTCGCCTTCGTCGGCCGCCGCACCGCCCGGCTCAGCGAGGACGAGGCCGACCAGCTCGCCGCCGCCGTCGAGGACGTGCCGCTGCTCCTCGACCAGATGAGCGCCTGGCTCGACATCACGCCCACCGCCTCGGTGCCCGACTACGTCCGCGACATCCGGCGCGGCAAGCCGGACGGCTTCGGTGTCCTGGAGTCCGCCGACTACCCGGAGAGCTTCCAGGTCGCCTGGGCCAAGACACTCAACACCCTGCGCGACGACGCCGCCGACGCCTGGCACCTGCTCAACCTGCTTGCCTGCTTCTCCCCGGAACTGGTGCCCGTACGACTGCTCCAGTCCGCGCGGCCCAGCGACCTGCCGCCCACGCTGCGCGAGCTCGTCGCCGAGCCGAGCGACTGGAACACCGCGCTGCGCAAGCTCTCCGAGGTCACCTCGATGCGCCTGGAGTACGAGCCCGGCAGGCTCGGCATCGAACGCGTCAGCACCCTGCGCATGCACCGGCTCTTCCACCGGTACGTGGTCGGCATCCAGTCCCCGAAGGACCGCGAGCGGCACTCGGCCGCCGCCCGCCAGGTCCTCGTCGCCGCCGACCCGCGCGAACCCGGCCAGGCGGGCAACTGGGCGCGCTACGCCGAACTCATCCCGCACCTGGAGCCCTCCGGCGCTCTGGCCTCCACCGACGAGGACGTCCGCGAACTCGTCCTGAACTGCGTCGAGTACCTGCGGATGCGCGGCGAGTACCACGACGGCTGGTGGCTCAGCCGGATGGCCGTGGAGTCCTGGAGCGCCACCTCAAGACCCACCGACCGCTCCGTCCTGGTCGCCGTCCACCAGCAGGCCAACATGCTGCGCAGGCTGGGCCGCCACACGGACGCCGAGTTCGTGGGCCGCCAGACCCTGGACCGGCTGCGCGAGACACCCGGCGTACGGCCCATCGAACTCATCCGCGCCAAGGACGGGCTCGGCGGCACCCTGATGACGCTGGGCAAGTACGAGGAGGCCCGCGCCCTGTTCGAGGACGCCGCGCGCGGCGCCGGCGTCGAACTCGGCGACACCACGGTGCCGCGCACCCTCAACATCCGCAGCAACCTCGCCGTGGCCCTCGGACTCCTCGGCCGCTACCGCGACTCGCTCGCGCTGCACGAGGAAATCCACGACGCCCGCGAGCAGTTGCTCGGCCCCAAGCACCCGACCACGCTCTACTCCGCCATGGCCAAGGCCTGGACACTACGGCTGCTCGGCGCGTACGAACCAGCCCTGCGCAACCAGGAGCACAACTCCCGCCTGCACAGCCAGATCCTGGACCGCACCCACAGCAAGACCCTGTGGGCGGAACACAACCTGGCCCTGTGCGCCCGGCGCATGGGCGACGTCCACTTCGCGCGCGCCATGATGGGCAAGGTCCGCGAGAAGTCGCTCAAGCGACGCGGCGGCCAGCACCCCGACTCGCTGATGGTCTCCTGCGACTACGCGATGCTGCTGCGCGAACTCGGACAGGCCGAGCAGGCCCGCGAACTCGCGGAGAGCACCGCCACGTTGTACGCCGCCCTCCAGGGCGAGGACCACCCGTACACCATCGGCGCCCGCGACAACGTCACCCTGCTGCTGCGGGACGCCGGTGACCTGGACGCCGCACTCGAACTCTCCCGCCGCAACCGCGACCGGATGAACACGGCGGTGGGCCGCGACCACCCCTGGGCCCTCGGCTGCGCCCACAACGGCGTCGCCGCCCTGGCCCGCGCCGGGCAGCGGGACGAGGCCCTCGCGCTCGCCCACGACGCCCATCCACGCGCCGTCGCCGTCCTCGGCACCGGACACCCACTGACCCAGGGCCTGGAACGCGCCACGCACGCCCCCGAGTCGCTGAGCGGCTGGGACTTCGAGCCGCAGCCGATCTGA